The Gemmata palustris genome includes a region encoding these proteins:
- the rpoC gene encoding DNA-directed RNA polymerase subunit beta': MSTVNSKSADASEGTSYERINDFGAVRISLASPQDIHSWSHGEVKKPETINYRTYRPEKDGLFCEKIFGPEKDWECSCGKYRGMKYKGMICDRCGVKVTHSRVRRKRMGHIQLAAHVVHIWFFKAMPSRLGTLLDMKTTALEKIIYFQDYVVINPGDTEVTKLKERELLNEEQYKEKRGEHGDMFEVDMGAEAIKKLLERLDLVKLSVDLRERLDKEVARGEKKSKQREKELVKRLKTVEALRDSSNKCEWMVLECIPVIPPDLRPLVLLDSGNFATSDLNDLYRRIINRNNRLKKLVDLNAPEVIIRNEKRMLQQSVDALFDNNRCKRPVLGSSNRPLKSLTDMIKGKQGRFRENLLGKRVDYSARSVIVVGPELKLHQCGLPKKIALELFQPFIIRRLKELNHADTIKSAKKMLERKDDVVWDILEEVTRSHPVMLNRAPTLHRMGIQAFEPVLIEGNAIRIHPLVCKGFNADFDGDQMAVHLPLSIEAQVEATVLMMSTNNIFSPANGNPIITPSQDIVMGCYYLTATRGAEDEAVEAGDGMVFHSPLELFRAHAEHKLGMHAKVRVRLPIEKKVISEVKDEKGNPRAEELPRKPNGLVRTTVGRVIFNDILNAKMAFYDLPLGTKYLSRIIADCYQILGRRETISLLDRMKETGFRQATRSGLSFASSDLRTPENKEGVLRDKDKEVEKVRKNFDRGIITEVERYNKVIDLWMEARDLITKRMMTDLRDDRRIDQVTGKMVPYLNPIYLMAHSGARGGIEQIRQLAGMRGLMAKPSGAIIETPIKSNFREGLTVLEYFSSTHGARKGLADTALKTADSGYLTRKLADVAQNVVITMHDCGTTQGISKGVMYKGDEIDRSLSDAIRGRVSRNTITHPTTGAALLAENEMITPAKAKELEKIGIDKITVRSPMTCQAPLGVCRLCYGMDLATGTIVEDGMAVGIIAAQSIGEPGTQLTMRTFHIGGAAQSRGNVGDNEHKSKKGGIVQFERVNIVTNDGGQSIALAPRTGEVLVLRGKDGPISERYGVPHGAELLVTEGQEVLPGTALVKWDPHSVPLIAEESGIVRFKDIKEGVTVRKELDRATGVERFTIMEHKGDLHPQIVVETGKGKDDRVYYIHERANLQVVNGQKVSAGSMLAKTPREVSQTQDITGGLPRVTELFEARRPRNPAVMAEVAGRVRIDPTRKRGKRIIEIIQETEDGKSQGSAREHLVPASAHVRVHPSEYVKEGDALVHGPLVPHDILKIRGEVEVQEYLVREVQSVYRSQRVDIDDKHIEIIVAQMLRKVKVIGTGDTGLLPGAVMDKFAFDEVNRRLTEECVKVVSEGDTTLVPGRVYSREAFEEERALIEKDKKKKQPTFTTPEPADREVQLLGITKAAVQSDSFISAASFQETTKVLTEAALASKVDYLVGLKENVILGHLIPAGTGFKTHQEAEVKINAPGELSPALAATSAPPTPDSSGA, from the coding sequence ATGTCCACCGTGAACAGCAAAAGCGCCGACGCTTCTGAGGGCACCAGCTACGAGCGGATCAACGATTTCGGGGCCGTGCGCATCTCGCTCGCCAGCCCGCAGGACATCCACTCGTGGTCCCACGGCGAAGTGAAGAAGCCGGAAACGATCAACTACCGCACGTACCGGCCGGAAAAGGACGGGCTGTTCTGCGAGAAGATCTTCGGGCCGGAAAAGGACTGGGAGTGCTCCTGCGGCAAGTACCGCGGGATGAAGTACAAGGGCATGATCTGTGACCGGTGCGGCGTGAAGGTCACGCACTCGCGCGTGCGCCGCAAGCGCATGGGCCACATCCAGCTCGCCGCGCACGTCGTCCACATCTGGTTCTTCAAGGCCATGCCGTCCCGCCTGGGGACGCTCCTGGACATGAAGACCACCGCCCTGGAAAAGATCATCTACTTCCAGGACTACGTCGTCATCAACCCGGGCGACACGGAAGTCACCAAGCTCAAGGAGCGCGAACTGCTCAACGAGGAGCAGTACAAGGAGAAGCGCGGCGAGCACGGCGACATGTTCGAAGTGGACATGGGCGCCGAGGCGATCAAGAAGCTCCTCGAGCGCCTCGACCTCGTCAAGCTCTCGGTCGACCTGCGCGAGCGCCTCGACAAAGAAGTGGCCCGCGGCGAAAAGAAGTCCAAACAGCGCGAAAAGGAACTGGTCAAGCGCCTCAAGACGGTGGAGGCGCTGCGCGACAGCTCCAACAAGTGCGAGTGGATGGTGCTCGAGTGCATCCCGGTCATCCCGCCGGACCTGCGCCCCCTCGTGCTCCTCGACTCGGGCAACTTCGCGACCAGCGACCTCAACGACCTGTACCGCCGCATCATCAACCGGAACAACCGGCTCAAGAAGCTCGTCGACCTCAACGCGCCGGAAGTCATCATCCGCAACGAGAAGCGGATGCTGCAGCAGTCCGTGGACGCGCTGTTCGACAACAACCGGTGCAAGCGCCCCGTGCTCGGGAGCAGCAACCGCCCGCTGAAGTCGCTCACGGACATGATTAAGGGTAAGCAGGGCCGGTTCCGCGAGAACTTGCTCGGCAAGCGCGTGGACTACTCCGCGCGGTCCGTGATCGTCGTCGGCCCGGAACTCAAGCTCCACCAGTGCGGGCTCCCGAAGAAGATCGCGCTCGAACTGTTCCAGCCGTTCATCATCCGGCGCCTCAAGGAGCTGAACCACGCGGACACGATCAAGTCCGCGAAGAAGATGCTCGAGCGCAAGGACGACGTGGTGTGGGACATCCTCGAAGAGGTGACCCGGAGCCACCCCGTCATGCTCAACCGGGCGCCGACGCTGCACCGGATGGGCATCCAGGCGTTCGAGCCGGTGCTCATTGAAGGGAACGCGATCCGCATCCACCCGCTCGTCTGTAAGGGCTTCAACGCCGACTTCGACGGCGACCAGATGGCCGTTCACCTGCCGCTCTCGATCGAGGCGCAGGTCGAGGCGACCGTGCTGATGATGTCCACGAACAACATCTTCAGCCCCGCGAACGGCAACCCGATCATCACGCCGTCCCAGGACATCGTGATGGGGTGCTACTACCTCACCGCGACCCGCGGGGCCGAGGACGAGGCGGTCGAGGCCGGCGACGGGATGGTGTTCCACAGCCCGCTCGAACTGTTCCGCGCGCACGCCGAGCACAAGCTCGGGATGCACGCGAAGGTCCGCGTGCGCCTGCCGATCGAGAAGAAGGTCATCAGCGAGGTGAAGGACGAGAAGGGCAACCCGCGGGCCGAGGAGCTCCCGCGCAAGCCCAACGGCCTCGTCCGCACGACGGTCGGGCGCGTCATCTTCAACGACATCCTCAACGCGAAGATGGCGTTCTACGACCTGCCGCTCGGGACCAAGTACCTGAGCCGCATCATCGCGGACTGCTACCAAATACTCGGGCGCCGCGAGACCATCTCGCTGCTCGACCGGATGAAAGAGACGGGGTTCCGCCAGGCCACGCGGAGCGGCCTGTCGTTCGCCTCGAGCGACCTGCGCACGCCCGAGAACAAAGAGGGCGTGCTCCGGGACAAGGACAAGGAAGTCGAGAAGGTCCGCAAGAACTTCGACCGCGGGATCATCACCGAGGTCGAGCGCTACAACAAGGTCATCGACTTGTGGATGGAGGCCCGCGACCTCATCACCAAGCGGATGATGACGGACCTCCGCGACGACCGGCGCATCGACCAGGTGACCGGCAAGATGGTGCCGTACCTGAACCCGATTTACCTCATGGCCCACTCCGGTGCCCGTGGCGGTATCGAGCAGATCCGCCAGTTGGCCGGTATGCGCGGGCTCATGGCCAAGCCGAGCGGGGCGATCATCGAGACGCCCATCAAGTCGAACTTCCGCGAGGGCCTCACGGTGCTGGAGTACTTCTCCAGTACGCACGGGGCGCGTAAGGGCTTGGCCGACACCGCGCTCAAGACCGCCGACTCCGGGTACCTCACGCGCAAGCTGGCCGACGTCGCCCAGAACGTCGTCATCACGATGCACGACTGCGGCACCACGCAGGGCATCAGCAAGGGCGTGATGTACAAGGGGGACGAGATCGACCGGTCGCTGTCCGACGCGATCCGCGGGCGGGTGAGCCGCAACACGATCACCCACCCGACGACCGGGGCGGCGCTCCTGGCCGAGAACGAGATGATTACCCCGGCCAAGGCGAAGGAGCTGGAGAAGATCGGGATCGACAAGATCACGGTCCGCAGCCCAATGACCTGCCAGGCCCCGCTGGGCGTGTGCCGGTTGTGCTACGGGATGGACCTCGCGACCGGGACCATCGTCGAAGACGGCATGGCGGTCGGGATCATCGCGGCCCAGTCGATCGGCGAACCGGGTACGCAGCTCACGATGCGCACCTTCCACATCGGTGGGGCGGCCCAGTCCCGCGGGAACGTCGGCGACAACGAGCACAAGTCGAAGAAGGGCGGGATCGTCCAGTTCGAGCGGGTCAACATCGTCACCAACGACGGGGGACAGAGCATCGCGCTGGCCCCGCGGACCGGTGAGGTGCTCGTGCTCCGCGGCAAGGACGGCCCGATCTCCGAGCGGTACGGCGTGCCCCACGGGGCCGAACTGCTCGTCACCGAGGGCCAGGAAGTGCTGCCGGGCACCGCGCTGGTGAAGTGGGACCCGCACTCGGTGCCGCTCATCGCCGAAGAGTCCGGGATCGTCCGGTTCAAGGACATCAAAGAAGGCGTGACCGTCCGCAAGGAACTCGACCGCGCCACCGGCGTCGAGCGGTTCACGATCATGGAGCACAAGGGCGACCTGCACCCGCAGATCGTCGTCGAGACCGGGAAGGGCAAGGACGACCGGGTGTACTACATCCACGAGCGCGCGAACCTTCAGGTGGTCAACGGCCAGAAGGTGTCGGCCGGGTCCATGCTCGCGAAGACGCCGCGCGAGGTGTCGCAGACGCAGGACATCACCGGCGGTCTGCCGCGGGTCACGGAGCTTTTCGAGGCCCGGCGCCCGCGCAACCCCGCGGTGATGGCGGAAGTGGCCGGGCGGGTGCGCATCGACCCGACCCGTAAGCGCGGCAAGCGGATCATCGAGATCATCCAGGAGACCGAGGACGGGAAGTCGCAGGGCTCGGCCCGCGAGCACCTGGTCCCCGCAAGCGCGCACGTCCGCGTTCACCCGAGCGAGTACGTCAAGGAGGGCGACGCGCTCGTCCACGGGCCGCTGGTGCCGCACGACATCCTGAAGATCCGCGGCGAGGTGGAGGTGCAGGAGTACCTGGTGCGCGAGGTGCAGTCGGTGTACCGCTCGCAGCGCGTGGACATCGACGACAAGCACATCGAGATCATCGTCGCGCAGATGCTCCGCAAGGTGAAGGTGATCGGGACCGGCGACACGGGGCTCCTGCCCGGCGCGGTCATGGACAAGTTCGCCTTCGACGAGGTGAACCGCCGGCTCACCGAGGAGTGCGTGAAGGTGGTCAGCGAGGGCGACACGACGCTGGTCCCGGGCCGCGTGTACAGTCGCGAGGCGTTCGAGGAAGAGCGGGCGCTGATCGAGAAGGACAAGAAGAAGAAGCAGCCGACCTTCACGACCCCGGAACCGGCCGACCGCGAGGTGCAGCTCCTCGGGATCACGAAGGCCGCGGTCCAGTCGGACAGCTTCATCAGCGCCGCGAGCTTCCAGGAAACGACGAAGGTGCTGACCGAGGCCGCCCTCGCCAGCAAGGTGGACTACCTCGTCGGCCTCAAGGAGAACGTGATCCTGGGGCACTTGATCCCGGCCGGTACGGGGTTCAAGACCCACCAGGAAGCCGAAGTGAAGATCAACGCCCCGGGCGAACTGAGCCCGGCGCTGGCCGCGACCAGCGCGCCGCCGACCCCGGACTCTTCGGGGGCGTGA
- the rpoB gene encoding DNA-directed RNA polymerase subunit beta, with protein MPIPAQRIITPETVRNFGRFGDAVDVPDLTDVQTRSYDRFLQLDTSYDRRTHTGLEGVLQEIFPIESYDKRISLEYLRYELGKPRYDADECRQLRLTYGRPFRVWLRLRKTEGEPVEEEVYLGDMPIMIGGGEFIINGAERVVVSQLHRSPGVDFVVSREADKDLHSCRIIPERGSWIEINATKKDTLGVRIDQSGKFSAVTLLRAMDPSYSSTESILKEFFADAIEKVKVHTKEARAKLVGDPEANVMPYIAVEDVIDPENGEVYLDSGKPFTSDKFDKISASQVGTIQAMPYPKDPIILNAITEDVGTSHDSKDSHEGALLKIYQRLRPGNPPQLEKAKELFKEKFQDANRYRLGRVGRFRINRKFDQTVAETEMTLRSVDFVNSVKYLLDLRAGKGHVDDIDHLGNRRLRTIDELAADELRKGFLKLRRTVQERMAIRDQQDMSPRSLINPKSVSAAIEYFFGRSELSQVVDQTNPLAQLTHERRLSALGPGGLNRKRAGFEVRDVHISHYGRICPIETPEGTNIGLISSLSIYAEIDEYGFLITPYKKVKTKKLTDEVVKLRADEEADAVLAPADTPTEGDRVTAERVSGRQSGELMMIPAEKVEYIDVSPKQMVGVSAGLIPFLEHDDANRALMGSNMQRQAVPLLIPEPPLVSTGLEIDVARHSGMLVRAQEEGTVVFVDAERIKLEEKDKIVREYVLRKYHGLNERTCLNQKPIVKMGQKVKKNEIIADGAATKNGELALGRNVLVAFMSWEGYNFEDAIIISERLVKNDTYTSIHIEEFDIEIRETKLGKEEFTRDIPNVSPKALANLDEHGVVQIGTYVRPGDILVGKVSPKSRSELTPEEKLLHAIFGRAGEDVKNDSLEVQSGTEGIVIAAHRFSRRAHMTEDEKKQIDKERKDIETQFNKKIAEQFREFVKALEEVLDKKELKDPNTGKQLASDKDDKVVAEQAKEFKLDKLDIRSPDNQKKAHKIHGRHWERIQFFIDEQERKLNSLNRGDELPSGVQQMVKVYVATKRVISVGDKMAGRHGNKGVISKVLPEEDMPYLKDGTPVDILLNPLGVPSRMNVGQILETHLGYAAAKLKFKAVTPVFDGASEEEITASLEEAGIPTTGKSVLYDGRTGEAFDQPVTVGYIYMLKLHHLVDDKVHARATGPYSLITQQPLGGKARFGGQRFGEMEVWALEAYGAAYILQELLTVKSDDVEGRTKIYESMVKGENTLEAGTPASFDVLTHEIRGLGLNMCLEKKRV; from the coding sequence ATGCCGATCCCGGCCCAGCGGATCATCACGCCGGAAACCGTTCGCAACTTCGGTCGTTTCGGCGACGCCGTGGACGTCCCCGATCTCACCGACGTGCAGACCCGGTCCTACGACCGGTTCCTGCAGCTCGACACCTCCTACGACCGGCGCACGCATACCGGGCTCGAGGGCGTGCTGCAAGAAATTTTCCCCATCGAGAGCTACGACAAGCGGATCTCGCTGGAGTACCTGCGGTACGAACTCGGCAAGCCGCGCTACGACGCCGACGAGTGCCGCCAGTTACGCCTCACCTACGGGCGCCCGTTCCGCGTGTGGCTGCGCCTGCGCAAGACCGAGGGCGAGCCCGTCGAGGAAGAGGTCTACCTCGGCGACATGCCCATCATGATCGGGGGCGGCGAGTTCATTATTAACGGGGCCGAGCGCGTCGTCGTATCTCAGTTGCACCGCTCGCCCGGTGTGGACTTCGTCGTCTCTCGCGAGGCCGACAAGGACCTGCACTCGTGCCGGATCATCCCGGAGCGCGGGAGCTGGATCGAGATCAACGCGACCAAGAAGGACACGCTCGGGGTCCGCATCGACCAGTCGGGCAAGTTCTCCGCGGTCACGCTGTTGCGCGCGATGGACCCGTCGTACTCCTCGACCGAGAGCATCCTCAAGGAGTTCTTCGCCGACGCCATCGAGAAGGTGAAGGTCCACACCAAGGAGGCCCGCGCGAAGCTCGTGGGCGACCCCGAAGCCAACGTGATGCCGTACATCGCGGTGGAAGACGTGATCGACCCGGAGAACGGCGAGGTGTACCTCGACTCCGGCAAGCCGTTCACCTCCGACAAGTTCGACAAGATCTCGGCCTCGCAGGTCGGCACCATCCAGGCGATGCCGTACCCGAAGGACCCGATCATCCTCAACGCGATCACCGAGGACGTCGGCACCTCGCACGACTCGAAGGACTCGCACGAAGGCGCGCTGCTCAAGATCTACCAGCGGCTCCGGCCCGGCAACCCGCCGCAACTCGAAAAGGCCAAGGAGCTCTTCAAGGAGAAGTTCCAGGACGCGAACCGCTACCGCCTCGGGCGCGTCGGGCGGTTCCGCATCAACCGCAAGTTCGACCAGACCGTCGCCGAAACGGAGATGACGCTCCGCAGCGTGGACTTCGTCAACTCGGTGAAGTACCTGCTCGACCTCCGGGCCGGTAAGGGCCACGTGGACGACATCGACCACCTGGGCAACCGGCGCCTGCGCACCATCGACGAACTGGCCGCCGACGAGCTCCGCAAGGGGTTCCTGAAGCTCCGCCGCACCGTCCAGGAGCGCATGGCGATCCGCGACCAGCAGGACATGAGCCCGCGGTCGCTCATCAACCCCAAGAGCGTGTCCGCCGCGATCGAGTACTTCTTCGGGCGGTCCGAACTGTCGCAGGTCGTGGACCAGACGAACCCGCTCGCGCAACTCACGCACGAACGGCGCCTCTCGGCCCTCGGGCCGGGCGGTTTGAACCGCAAGCGCGCGGGCTTCGAGGTGCGCGACGTTCACATCTCGCACTACGGCCGCATCTGCCCGATCGAAACGCCGGAAGGGACGAACATCGGTCTCATCTCGTCGCTCTCGATCTACGCGGAAATCGACGAGTACGGGTTCCTCATCACGCCGTACAAGAAGGTCAAGACCAAGAAGCTGACCGACGAAGTGGTGAAGCTCCGGGCCGACGAAGAGGCCGACGCGGTGCTCGCCCCGGCCGACACGCCGACCGAGGGCGACCGGGTCACCGCGGAGCGCGTCAGCGGCCGGCAGAGCGGCGAGTTGATGATGATCCCGGCCGAGAAGGTCGAGTACATCGACGTGTCGCCGAAGCAGATGGTCGGCGTCTCGGCCGGGCTCATCCCGTTCTTGGAGCACGACGACGCGAACCGCGCGCTCATGGGGTCCAACATGCAGCGCCAGGCGGTGCCGCTGTTGATCCCGGAACCGCCGCTCGTGTCCACCGGGCTCGAGATCGACGTCGCGCGCCACTCCGGGATGCTCGTCCGCGCCCAGGAAGAGGGCACGGTGGTGTTCGTGGACGCGGAGCGCATCAAGCTCGAGGAGAAGGACAAGATCGTCCGCGAGTACGTGCTGCGCAAGTACCACGGCCTCAACGAGCGCACCTGCTTGAACCAGAAGCCCATCGTGAAGATGGGCCAGAAGGTCAAGAAGAACGAGATCATCGCGGACGGCGCCGCCACCAAGAACGGCGAGCTGGCCCTCGGGCGCAACGTCCTGGTCGCGTTCATGTCCTGGGAAGGGTACAACTTCGAGGACGCGATCATCATCTCGGAGCGGCTCGTCAAGAACGACACGTACACCTCGATCCACATCGAGGAGTTCGACATCGAGATCCGCGAGACGAAGCTCGGCAAGGAAGAGTTCACGCGCGACATTCCCAACGTGTCGCCGAAGGCGCTGGCGAACCTGGACGAGCACGGCGTGGTCCAGATCGGGACCTACGTGCGCCCCGGCGACATCCTCGTCGGCAAGGTGTCGCCCAAGTCGCGCTCGGAGCTGACGCCCGAAGAGAAACTCCTGCACGCGATCTTCGGCCGCGCGGGTGAGGACGTGAAGAACGACTCGCTCGAGGTGCAGTCCGGCACGGAAGGGATCGTCATCGCGGCGCACCGGTTCAGCCGCCGGGCGCACATGACGGAAGACGAAAAGAAGCAAATCGACAAGGAGCGCAAGGACATCGAGACGCAGTTCAACAAGAAGATCGCGGAGCAGTTCCGCGAGTTCGTGAAGGCGCTCGAAGAGGTGCTCGACAAGAAGGAACTCAAGGACCCCAACACCGGCAAGCAGCTCGCGTCCGACAAGGACGACAAGGTGGTGGCGGAGCAGGCGAAGGAGTTCAAGCTCGACAAGCTCGACATCCGCTCGCCGGACAACCAGAAGAAAGCGCACAAGATCCACGGGCGCCACTGGGAGCGCATCCAGTTCTTCATCGACGAGCAGGAGCGCAAGCTCAACTCGCTCAACCGCGGGGACGAGCTGCCCAGCGGCGTGCAGCAGATGGTGAAGGTGTACGTCGCGACCAAGCGCGTGATCTCGGTCGGCGACAAGATGGCCGGGCGCCACGGGAACAAGGGCGTCATCTCGAAGGTGCTGCCGGAAGAGGACATGCCGTACCTGAAGGACGGCACGCCGGTGGACATCCTCCTGAACCCGCTCGGCGTGCCGAGCCGCATGAACGTGGGCCAGATCCTCGAGACCCACCTCGGGTACGCCGCCGCGAAGCTCAAGTTCAAGGCGGTCACGCCGGTGTTCGACGGCGCGAGCGAGGAGGAGATCACGGCCTCGTTGGAAGAGGCCGGCATCCCGACGACCGGCAAGAGCGTGCTGTACGACGGGCGCACCGGGGAAGCGTTCGACCAACCGGTGACGGTCGGCTACATCTACATGCTCAAGTTGCACCACTTGGTTGATGACAAGGTTCACGCCCGGGCCACGGGGCCGTACTCGCTCATCACGCAGCAGCCCCTGGGCGGTAAGGCCCGGTTCGGCGGCCAGCGGTTCGGTGAGATGGAAGTGTGGGCGCTCGAGGCCTACGGCGCCGCGTACATCCTCCAGGAGCTGCTCACGGTGAAGAGCGACGACGTGGAGGGGCGCACCAAGATCTACGAGAGCATGGTGAAGGGCGAGAACACCCTGGAAGCCGGCACGCCCGCCAGCTTCGACGTGCTCACGCACGAGATCCGCGGCCTGGGATTGAACATGTGCCTCGAAAAGAAGCGAGTGTAA
- the rplL gene encoding 50S ribosomal protein L7/L12 gives MASIAELGEQLAGLTLIQAVELKNLLKDKYGIEPAAGGVMMAAGPAVAPEAKKEEPTEFNVILESFADKVKTIKVVRELTGQGLGEAKATVEGAPKSIKENVDKKTAEDVKKKLEETGAKVTIKPAG, from the coding sequence TGGTGAACAACTCGCCGGTCTGACCCTCATTCAAGCCGTTGAGCTGAAGAACCTGCTCAAGGACAAGTACGGCATCGAGCCGGCCGCTGGCGGCGTTATGATGGCGGCGGGTCCGGCGGTTGCTCCTGAAGCCAAGAAGGAAGAGCCGACCGAGTTCAACGTGATCCTCGAGAGCTTCGCCGACAAGGTGAAGACGATCAAGGTCGTCCGCGAGCTGACCGGCCAGGGCCTGGGTGAAGCCAAGGCGACCGTCGAAGGCGCGCCGAAGTCCATCAAGGAAAACGTCGACAAGAAGACCGCTGAAGATGTGAAGAAGAAGCTGGAAGAAACCGGCGCGAAGGTCACCATCAAGCCGGCCGGCTGA